DNA sequence from the Streptomyces canus genome:
GGTCCCTCGACGACCGAGAGGTCACGGGCGTAGTCCGTGTTGCCCAGCGCCCGCCAGGCGACCTCGTGCAGATCGTGCACGTCGCAGTCGGCGTCGACGACCACGATCAGCTTGGTCAGGGACATCATGTGTGCCCCCCACACCGCGTGCATCACCTTCTGCGCGTGCTTCGGGTACTTCTTGTCGATCGAGACGATCGCGCAGTTGTGGAAGCCGCCCGCCTCGGGCAGGTGGTAGTCCACGATGTCCGGCACGATGATCTTCAGCAACGGAAGAAAGAACCGTTCCGTCGCACGGCCCAGCGGTCCGTCCTCCGTCGGGGGGCGGCCCACGACGATCGACTGAAGCAGCGGCCGCTTCCGCATCGTCACGCAGTCGATCGTCAGCGCCGGGAACGGCTCCTGCGGGGTGTAGAACCCGGTGTGGTCGCCGAAGGGTCCCTCCGGCAGCATCTCGCCCGGCTCCAGCCACCCCTCGATGACCACCTCGGCCTGCGCCGGGACCTGGAGCGGGACCGTCTTGCAGTCCACCATCTCGATCCGCTTGCCCGCGATGAACCCCGCGAAGAGGTACTCGTCGATGTCGCCGGGCAGGGGGGCGGTGGAGGCGTAGGTGACCGCGGGCGGGCAGCCGAAGGCGATGGCCACCGGGAGGCGTTCGCCCCGCCGGGCCGCGACCTGGTAGTGGTTGCGGCTGTCCTTGTGGATCTGCCAGTGCATGCCGATCGTGCGCTTGTCGTGGCGCTGAAGGCGGTACAGACCGAGGTTGCGGATCCCGGACTCCGGGTCCTTGGTGTGGGTCAGGCCCAGGTTGAAGAAGGACCCGCCGTCCTGCGGCCAGGTGAAGAGGGCGGGCAGCTGGTCGAGATCGACGTCGTCCCCGGTGAGGACGACCTCCTGGACCGGCGCCTCCTTGACCTTCTTCGGCGGTACGTGGGTCATCGCACCGAGCTTGCCGAAGGCCTCGCGCACGCCCACGAAGCCGTGCGGCAGCTCGGGCCGCAGCAGTCCGCCGATCTTCTCGGAGATGTCGCCGTACGACTTCAGGCCGAGGGCCTTCAGGAGCCGCCGGTCGGTCCCGAAGACGTTCATGGCGAGCGGCATGGCGGACCCGCGGACGTTCTCGAAGAGCAGCGCGGGACCGCCCGCCTTCTGCACCCGGTCGACGATCTCCCCGACCTCGAGATACGGGTCGACCTCGGCCTTGATCCGCTTGAGGTCTCCCTCGCGTTCCAGTGCCCTGAGCAGGGAGCGAAGATCGTCGTAAGCCATGGGGTCCAGTATCCCCGAGCCGCTACCCTGACCCCGTCAGGGGCCTGTCACAGGCTCCACACCACGTTCCCTGGGGGCCAAAAGCACATGTTCCGGCTGCTGATGTACCTGATCCCGCTGGCGCTGACGATCTACGCGTTCATCGACTGCCTCAACACCCCCGAGGACGAGGCCAAGCACCTCCCCAAGATCGCCTGGGTCTTCATCATCCTGCTGTTCTGGATCGTCGGCCCCGTCGCGTGGCTCGCGGCCGGCAAGCTGCGCACCCCGCCGGCGAACGGCCGTACGCCCTCGGAGTGGCACCGCAACCACCGCATGGAGTACGTCGCTCCCGACGACAACCCCGAGTTCCTGAACTCCCTGAAGGCGGACAACAAGAAGGACGAGGCGCTCCTCAAGGACTGGGAGGCCGACCTGCGCCGCCGCGAGGAGGAGCTGAAGCGCCGGGAGTCCGGCGAGGACCCCAGGGCCGACTGACAAGCTGTACGCCACCGAGCCCCCCGAAGCGGACATTGCGCCCCTGGGCGCGAGCGGACGCGAGCCGGACACTTACCTCGCATGACGACAGCTCCCGCCGACTCCGCCGGCCCCCTCGCCCCCGCCTATGGTGACAAGGTCATCGCCGTCGAGTCGGCGGGCTCAGAACCCATCCCCGAGTCCGAACGCCACGGCGGTCCACTGCAACTGCTGTGGACCTGGGCCTCTCCGAACATCGAGTTCGCCACCGTCTTCATCGGTGTGATCGCGGTCCTCTTCTTCGGTCTGAGCTTCTGGCAGGCCACGGCCGCCATCGTGCTCGGCACCGCGCTCGGCGCGCTCACCCAGGGCGTGCTGTCCCTGGACGGGCCGCGGTTCGGGGTGCCGCAGATGGTGATCGGCCGCCTCTCCTTCGGGCACCGCGGCAACATCCTGCCCGCCGCGGCCAACGGCCTGGTGGCGGGCGTCGGCTGGTTCGCCGTGAACAGCGTGAGCGCGGCCTTCGCCCTCAACACCCTCACCGGACTACGGCCGTTGCCGTCCCTCCTGCTCGTGGTGGCCGCCGAGATCCTGATCGGTTTCATCGGCCACAACTTCGTCCACGTCTTCGAGAAGTACGCCTTCCCCGCCCTCGCGGTGATCTTCCTGCTGGCCGGGGTGTGGACCTTCAAGGACGCGGACCTGGGCGGGGGCGGCACGGGCGGCGGAATCGGCGGCTTCCTGCTCGCGTTCAGCGCGGCCTGGGGCTACGCGGCGGGCTGGAACCCGTACGCCTCGGACTACTCGCGCTATCTCCCCCGTACGGCGAACAAGGCCAGGACGGTCCTGTACCCGGCGCTCGGCCTGTTCCTGTCGGTCACCGTGGTCGCGGTGATCGGCGCGGCCTCGGCGACCATCGTGGCCCCGAAGGACGCGACCCCGACGGCGGCCTTCACCGGCCATCTCCCGGGCTGGCTCGGCGACCTGGTGCTGCTCGCGATCATCCTGGGCGCGGTCTCGGCGAACGCCCTCAACGTGTACTCCGGCGCGATCTCGATCGCCTCCTTCGGCCTGAACCTTCCCGCCTGGCTGAGCCGGAGCGTGCTGGTCGTGGTGTCCGGGGTCGCCGGTACGGCGGCGGCGTGGGCGTCGCTCTCGGACGCGGGGGCGGCGTACGAGGCGTTCCTGCTGGTGATCGCGTACTGGGTGGCGCCGTGGCTGGGCGTGGTCCTGGTGGAGCGGTGGCTGCGGGCACGGGTGTCCCAGGAGCAGTCGGCGGCCCGGCTGACCGACCGCTCCTTCACCAACTGGCCGGGGCTCGCAGCCCTGTTGATCGGCGTGGCGGTCTCCGTGCCGCTCTTCTCCAACCAGGAGGACTACGTCGGCTACGTGCCGGAGCACTGGCCGTCGTTCGGGGACATCACCCCCGTGGTCGGCTTCGCGGTGAGCGCGGTGCTGTACGCGGCGCTGCGCACGCGGTCACCGGCGCGGTGACCGCTCAGCCCTCCTTCGCCGGGTCGCTCCCGTACAACGCGGAGGCCGTGACCGCCTGTGGGGCCCGGCAGGTGCGCTGTTCGTCGGCCGGCGCGGTCCACAGGGGGACCAGCCCGGCGGCGGAGGACCCGGAGTCCATGCGCAGGAAGTGGCAGACGCCGTTGACGCGCAGGGCCACCGCGTAGACGCCGGTGCCGGCCTCCCTGCCGGAGAGGTCGGTCACCGTGTCCTTGGCGGCGACCAGGCCCTTGTCGGTCAGGAACCGCGTGGCGCCGTCGGCGGTGTGGTCGTAGCCGGCGGCCGACATCTTGCGGTAGGCGCTCGCGGTGGCGGGCTGCCGGGCGAGCAGTCCGCCCAGCTGAGCGGCGAGGCTGCCCGGGCGGCCGTCCGCCTGGGTGACCGGGCAGGTGAAGGTGGTCCGCCGCACGCTGTGGGCTCCGCGCGCGAAGGTGAGGCGGTAGCAGCGGACCGGGTAGGCGTCGGCGTCGACGGTGGTGCCGGTGGGCGGCACCAGGCCCAGCATCACCTCGGCCGTGTGGGACAGGCCCGCGGAGCGGACGCTCAGCAGTGCCCCGCCGTGCTCCTCGGTCTGGGCGACGAGGGTGCCCTCGGTGAACTGCCCGCCGTAGGTGCCGCCGCCCGCCGAGTAGAAGCCGGCGGTCAGGTCCTGGCGCAGGTCCTGGGCGAGCGCGGCGGCCTGCGCGTCGACGGCCGAGGTGTCCGGGGCGGTGATCCGCTGGTAGAGCAGGGTGCCGCCGACTCCGGCGGCCGCGGCGACGAGGGCGGTCGCCGTGACCAGCAGTCCCTGTACGGCTTTCCTCATGTCTCCCCCGGCTGCGACGGCCGCCCCGGAAAACGGCCGTCGCACTGTATCCCCCGTACCTGGAAGGCCTACGGGAGACCCCGGTACCGCCTCAGTCGACCGTGATCGAGTCCAGCTTCGCCCTCAAGTACACGTGGGAGTCGACGGGTTCGTGCGCCACCCGCCCGACCGGTGCCGGTACCGACTCGACGGTCGTGCCCGGGGTGCACTCACCGAAGTAGACGAGGGACATCAGCTCCTCGGCGGGCGCGTCGGCCGGCGGCGGCAGCACCCGGTGCCGTCCGGACCGCCACCGGTCTCCCGTCCAACGGGCCATCAGGTCACCGATGTTGATGGTGAAGGCGTCCGGGTCGAAGGGCGCGTCCTCCCAGCCGCCCTCGTCCGTGAACACCTGGAGACCGCCCTTGCCGGCCTGCCGGTCGAGGATCGTCACCGTGCCGAAGTCGGTGTGCGGGCCGATGCGGAACTGCCCCGGCTGCGGCTCTCCGATCACCTCCGCGCCCGGGTACCAGTTGATGTTGAAGCCGTACGTCGGATGGTCCATGTGCCGGGAGAAGAAGTCGGGTTCGAGCCCGAGGGCCTCGCCGAGGAGCGACAGCAGCCCCTTCTCCAGCTCGCCCATCCGCTCCAGGTACTGCTCGCACAGCGACTGGAGCTCGGGCACCTCGGCGGGCCAGACGTTCGGCGCGTACCACTCCGCGTTGACGACCGGGTCCTCGAAGGGCTCGTGGGTGGCGAAGGTCAGCGACTCCTTCAGGTCCGGCGGGGTCTCGGTTCCCTCCGAGTAGCCGTTGGCCTCGGCGCCGGGACCGAGCCAGCCGCGACCGCCGACCTTCGCGGAGTACGGCTGCTTGACGTCCACGGGCATCCGGAAGAACGTCCGCGCGGCCTCCCGGATCCGGGAGCGCAGCGCCGGGTCGACGCCGTGCCCGGTGACCAGGAAGAACCCGGCGGTCTGGAGGGCCTCGTCCAGGGTGCGGGCGATGGCGGCGCGGGCGTCGGGGTCCCCGGCGAGCCAGGGCCGCAGATCGATGGTCGGGATGCGGGGCTTGGGGGTGTCAATCACCGATGTCCTCGTTCCACAGTGCCGGGTTCTTCTCGATGAAGTCGCGCATCAGCCGGACGCACTCGGGATCGTCGACGAGCACGATCTCCACACCGTGCTCGGCCAGCCAGTCGTGCCCGCCGTGGAAGGTGGCGGCCTCCCCGACGACGACCCGCCCGATCCCGAACTGCCGGACCAGACCGGAGCAGTACCAGCAGGGCGAGAGGGTGGTCACCATCGTCGTTCCGCGATACGACCGCTGCCGTCCCGCCGCCCGGAAGGCGGCCGTCTCCGCGTGCATCGAGGGGTCGTCGTCCTGGACGCGCCGGTTGTGGCCGCGCCCGAGGAGGGTGCCGTCGACGCCGTAGAGCGCGGCCCCGATGGGGATGCCGCCCTCGGCGAGCCCGGCGCGGGCCTCCTCGACGGCGGTGGCGAGCCACGTGTGAGCCTGTGCCTGATCCATGTCTCTCACTCTCCTGTGGCCGAAACACGAGGGCAACGTGCGGAAAGTACTCTCCCGGCAGCCCACAGCCGGACGAACTGTCGGGAGGCGCGCATGCCCGCACTCACCCTTCGCGAGATCCTTGCCCTCGATCCCGTCCACGCCGCCGAGCCCGAGCTGCTGGCCGGACACACCGCTCTGGACCGTCCGGTGCGCTGGGTCCATTCCAGCGAGGTCTACGAGGGCGCGAACTTCCTGGACGGCGGCGAGCTGCTGCTCACCAACGGTTTCGGGCTGATGGACGCCGACGACGAGGTCCGCCGTCGTTACGTCCGCGAGCTGGCCTCCCGGGGCGTGGCCGGGCTGGCCGTGGAGGTCGGGCGGTCCCTGCCGGCGATGCCCGCCGAGGTGGTCGACGAGGCCCGCCGCCGTGAGCTGCCGCTCCTGGCCATGCACCGGGTCGTGCCCTTCGTCCGGATCACGGAGGCCGCCAACCGGGCGATCGTGGCCCGCGGGCTGTCGGGCCGTGCGGTCGTACGGCCATGGGGCGACGACCATACGGCGGCGCTGCTCGCCGACCTGGCCGACCGGGCGGCGCTGAACCAGCCGGAGGTGGAGGCGCGGGCGGCGCTCGCGGGCTTCCATCCCGGCCCCGGTGCCCGCCTGGTCGGCGTGTCCCTGCACGGCACGCGGGAGGTCGGGACGGTCGACCGCGCGGTACGGCTGCTCGGCGGTGCGGGCGTGCTGCGGGCCGCGTTCCCGGGGGACGTGCTGGCCCTGCTGTCGCTGCCCGGGGCGCGCCCCGGTGACCCGGTGAAGGCGGTCCAAGAGGCCTTCCGCACGATGTCCGCCCCTGGCCTCACGGTGGCCGTGGGTCACGCTGTCGCCGAGGGCAGCGGCTGGCTGCGCTGGAGCGACACGCTGCGGGCGGCCCGTACGACATTGGAGTTGGCGCTGACCGTCCCGGCCGCGGAGCCGGCTGTACCGGACGGCCCTCTGGTGACCTCGTCGAGGGCGCTGGCCCTGGAACGCGAACTGACCAGGGGCGGCCTGGACGCCAACCGGGAACGCCTCGCGGCGCTGGTGCAACACGCCCTGGGGCCGTTGCTGGCCTGGGAGGCAGCTCACCCGAGCGATCTGGTCCGCACCCTGGAGACCCACCTCCGCAACGGCTGCTCCCCGACCCGCACCGCGGCCCTGCTCCACATCGGCCGCCAGTCCCTTTACCAACGCCTGGACCGCATAGAGACGTTGCTGGGACTGGACATCAACGACCCGGACCTGCTGGGCGAGTTGCTGACGGCAACATGTGCGCACCGGCTGGTGGAGCGCCCCGAAGGGGCGCGGGGCACTGCGCGACCAGCCACGACGGCGCCGCACTTCAAACGAACCGCTTAACGCAAGGTGACAAGGTGCGCCCCGTTGAAGGGTGCGTAACACGTGACCGTTGACGGCGTCCGCAGCGCATCCTCCTCGGCGAACAGCTTGCGCGCGGCCTCGAACGACACGTCCCCGCTCACCACGGGCGCCACCCGGTCGTAGAACTCCCGCGACGCCTGCGGCAACGGCGTCCCCGGCTCCCCCTCGTCCTCACCCCAGACGTCCCACAGCAGCGTCTCCACCTTGTTCAGCGCGGCAAGGTCGAGCCGGATGTTCCCGGCCACGAACCGCTCACCCCAGAAGGGCCCCTCGGTCGGCCGGTGCAGCCCGAACTCCGTCTCGTCCGCCCCGCCCTCCCGGATCGCCCGCCAGGCCTCCCCGGCGACGAGGAAACGTGACCGGGGGACGTCCATCGGGTCGAAGTCCACCGGCCAGTTGGCGGTGATCGCGGGGTCGGTCAGCTGCGCGTCCGCGAGCAACCAGCCCCGCTTCTCGTCCCAGTACTCGGTGACCACGTGGTCACCGTGGAAGCGGGTCGGAAAGAAGTAATCGGCGAACCCGGACCGCAGCCGGGCCGGGATGCCGACATGGCGGAGCAACGAGACGTGCAGCAGCGTGAAGTCGCGGCAGGTCCCGACGAACCGGGCGTCGGGCTCGCGGCGCACGGTCAGCGGGGCGTCGTTCCGCTCGACGAGGATCCGCAGGACGTCGTCGATGTAGCGGGACTCCGCGTCGTTGTGCAGGCGGTCGGCCGGATGGGTGTGCCCGAAGAGCTCGCCCTCGACACGATGGATCATCACATCCCGTACGACACGGGCCAGTTGGCCGGGATCGCGCGGCAGGTCGTCGTAGCGAGAGGCGAGATCACCCGGGTCGGAGAACGCGCTCTGGGCGGAGTAGAAGGAAAGGGACACGACGGCCTCCCAAAAGGCGTCATCGACCACGTGTTCGATTACGGGCCGGCGCACCCCACCGTGTCAAAATTCGCCGCAGAATGTCCAGACGGCGGGCGGCCTGGGAATCGGAGCTCAGCCGCCGACCCTCAGCAGGAGCTTGCCCGTGCTCGTCCGCGCCCCCATCAGCCGGTGCGCCTCCGCCGCCTCCTCGAGGTCGAACTCCGCGGTGACCGGCAGGGACACCGTGCCGTCGGCCACCGTCGCGAACGCCCGCTCGGACAGCGTCCGCAGCTCGGCCGGGGCCTTCTGCGCGAGCGTGAGGATGGAGAAGCCGCCGACGGAGAGGCCGAGGGGGTACAGCTCGGGCTGGCCCACGGTCCACGCCGGCGCCCCGCTCGCGTTGCCGAAGGAGATCAGGCGGCCGTAGACGGCGAGGGAGGCCAGGGAGGCGCGGAGGGTGTCGCCGCCGACCGGGTCCAGGGCCAGGTCGACCCCGCGCCCGCCGGTCGCCTCCCGTACCGCCTGCTCGAAGTCGCCGACGAACACCTCGTCGTACCCGTGCTCGCGGGCGTACGCCGCCTTGGCCTCGCCGGACACCACGCCGTACACCGTGGCGCCGGCCGCCTTGGCCAACTGGCCGGTCGCCGTGCCGATTCCGCCCGCCGCTCCCTGGACCAGGACCGTCTCCCCCGCCCGGAGCCGGCCGACGGTGTGCACGAGGGCGTACGCCGTCGGGAGGACCGCCGGCAGGGTGGCCGCCGCACGCAGTCCGACGCCGGGCGGGAGCGGGAAGACGTTGACCGTGTCGGCCACGGCCACGTCCGCGTAGCCGCCGCCCACCGTCAGGGCGGCGGTCACCTCCTGGCCGACGCTCAGACCGGTCACGCCCTCTCCGAGGGCCCGGACCCGCCCGGACACCTCCAGACCGGGGACGAAGGGCAGCGCCGGCACCCGGTAGCCCTCCGAACGCGCCTTGAGGTCGGCGAAGTTCACCCCGGCGTACGCCACGTCGACGCTCACCTGACCGGGGCCCGGCTCGGGGACGTCCGCCTCGACGACCTTGAGGACCTCGGGACCGCCGTATTCCTGGATCTCTACCGCGCGCATGCCTCACCCCTACTGTTCAACGAAAATCGAACACTCGCCACTGTATGGTTTCCATCGAACACTCGGCAAGCGGAACGGAAGGAATCCATGAGCACTCCCCGGCACCGGACCGCCCCCGAGCACCTCCACCCGGACGACGTCCCGGTGCTCACCGCGCTCGCCGCGCTCGCCGATCCCGTCCGTCTGACCCTGGTGCGGGAACTGGCGGGCTCGCCCGAGTGGAGCCGGGCCTGCGGCACCTTCGACGTGCCCGTCGGCAAGGCGGGGCTCAGCCACCACTTCGCGGTGCTGCGCGCGGCCGGGCTCGTGGAGCAACGGGACGAGGGACCGAGGCGCGTCAACCGGCTCCGGCGCGCGGAGTTCGACGCCCGCTTCCCGGGACTGCTGGACCTCGTGCTCCGACCGGACTCCTGACCCGTCCCGTGCCGACCGGACACTTCTAGGCGTCCAGGGTTTCCAGCAGCCGCTCGAAGCGAGCCCGCCACTCGGGCTCGGTCTCGCCCTCTCCCTCGTACGCGTGCGTGAAGCGCAGTACGGCCCCGGCCTCCCCGTCCCGCTCCAGATGGAACCGCACCCGGTCGCCCCGCTCCAGCGTGTACTCCGCGACCCGGTCCACGTCCCACGCCGTGACCTGCCCCTCCCCCAGGCCCGGCAGCACGACCGCGCCGCCGAGCCGGGGTTCGAGCACCTCCACCCCGGTCCACCAGGCCCCCAGCCCCTCCACGGTGGCCACTGCCGGCCAGACCGTCCCCATGGGGACCGGCAGCCGCACCAGGAAGTGCAGGATGCGGGTGCTGCCATGGGTCCGGCTGCTGCCCTGCTCGACGGAACCGCTCATGACACCAGGGTGGCGCGGAGCCCGGCGTTCCGCACAGGGAAGGCCGGTTCCCCGCGACCTGGGTCACGGGGAACCGGCCTTCGCCGCGAGTGGGTTCAGACGCCGGCGTAGGAGTGCTTGCCGGTGACGAAGATGTTGACGCCGTAGTAGTTGAACAGCCAGCAGCCGAAGGCGAGCATCGCCAGGTAGGCGGCCTTGCGGCCCTTCCAGCCGGCGGTGGCGCGGGCGTGCAGGTAGCAGGCGTAGGCGACCCAGGTGATGAATGACCAGGTCTCCTTGGGGTCCCAGCCCCAGTAGCGGCCCCACGCGTCACCGGCCCAGAT
Encoded proteins:
- a CDS encoding menaquinone biosynthesis decarboxylase, which produces MAYDDLRSLLRALEREGDLKRIKAEVDPYLEVGEIVDRVQKAGGPALLFENVRGSAMPLAMNVFGTDRRLLKALGLKSYGDISEKIGGLLRPELPHGFVGVREAFGKLGAMTHVPPKKVKEAPVQEVVLTGDDVDLDQLPALFTWPQDGGSFFNLGLTHTKDPESGIRNLGLYRLQRHDKRTIGMHWQIHKDSRNHYQVAARRGERLPVAIAFGCPPAVTYASTAPLPGDIDEYLFAGFIAGKRIEMVDCKTVPLQVPAQAEVVIEGWLEPGEMLPEGPFGDHTGFYTPQEPFPALTIDCVTMRKRPLLQSIVVGRPPTEDGPLGRATERFFLPLLKIIVPDIVDYHLPEAGGFHNCAIVSIDKKYPKHAQKVMHAVWGAHMMSLTKLIVVVDADCDVHDLHEVAWRALGNTDYARDLSVVEGPVDHLDHASYQQFWGGKAGIDATKKWPEEGYTRDGGWPDMVLSDPETAAKVDRRWKEYGL
- a CDS encoding PLD nuclease N-terminal domain-containing protein gives rise to the protein MFRLLMYLIPLALTIYAFIDCLNTPEDEAKHLPKIAWVFIILLFWIVGPVAWLAAGKLRTPPANGRTPSEWHRNHRMEYVAPDDNPEFLNSLKADNKKDEALLKDWEADLRRREEELKRRESGEDPRAD
- a CDS encoding purine-cytosine permease family protein; the encoded protein is MTTAPADSAGPLAPAYGDKVIAVESAGSEPIPESERHGGPLQLLWTWASPNIEFATVFIGVIAVLFFGLSFWQATAAIVLGTALGALTQGVLSLDGPRFGVPQMVIGRLSFGHRGNILPAAANGLVAGVGWFAVNSVSAAFALNTLTGLRPLPSLLLVVAAEILIGFIGHNFVHVFEKYAFPALAVIFLLAGVWTFKDADLGGGGTGGGIGGFLLAFSAAWGYAAGWNPYASDYSRYLPRTANKARTVLYPALGLFLSVTVVAVIGAASATIVAPKDATPTAAFTGHLPGWLGDLVLLAIILGAVSANALNVYSGAISIASFGLNLPAWLSRSVLVVVSGVAGTAAAWASLSDAGAAYEAFLLVIAYWVAPWLGVVLVERWLRARVSQEQSAARLTDRSFTNWPGLAALLIGVAVSVPLFSNQEDYVGYVPEHWPSFGDITPVVGFAVSAVLYAALRTRSPAR
- a CDS encoding isopenicillin N synthase family dioxygenase, translated to MIDTPKPRIPTIDLRPWLAGDPDARAAIARTLDEALQTAGFFLVTGHGVDPALRSRIREAARTFFRMPVDVKQPYSAKVGGRGWLGPGAEANGYSEGTETPPDLKESLTFATHEPFEDPVVNAEWYAPNVWPAEVPELQSLCEQYLERMGELEKGLLSLLGEALGLEPDFFSRHMDHPTYGFNINWYPGAEVIGEPQPGQFRIGPHTDFGTVTILDRQAGKGGLQVFTDEGGWEDAPFDPDAFTINIGDLMARWTGDRWRSGRHRVLPPPADAPAEELMSLVYFGECTPGTTVESVPAPVGRVAHEPVDSHVYLRAKLDSITVD
- a CDS encoding nucleoside deaminase → MDQAQAHTWLATAVEEARAGLAEGGIPIGAALYGVDGTLLGRGHNRRVQDDDPSMHAETAAFRAAGRQRSYRGTTMVTTLSPCWYCSGLVRQFGIGRVVVGEAATFHGGHDWLAEHGVEIVLVDDPECVRLMRDFIEKNPALWNEDIGD
- a CDS encoding PucR family transcriptional regulator, whose translation is MPALTLREILALDPVHAAEPELLAGHTALDRPVRWVHSSEVYEGANFLDGGELLLTNGFGLMDADDEVRRRYVRELASRGVAGLAVEVGRSLPAMPAEVVDEARRRELPLLAMHRVVPFVRITEAANRAIVARGLSGRAVVRPWGDDHTAALLADLADRAALNQPEVEARAALAGFHPGPGARLVGVSLHGTREVGTVDRAVRLLGGAGVLRAAFPGDVLALLSLPGARPGDPVKAVQEAFRTMSAPGLTVAVGHAVAEGSGWLRWSDTLRAARTTLELALTVPAAEPAVPDGPLVTSSRALALERELTRGGLDANRERLAALVQHALGPLLAWEAAHPSDLVRTLETHLRNGCSPTRTAALLHIGRQSLYQRLDRIETLLGLDINDPDLLGELLTATCAHRLVERPEGARGTARPATTAPHFKRTA
- a CDS encoding transglutaminase-like domain-containing protein → MSLSFYSAQSAFSDPGDLASRYDDLPRDPGQLARVVRDVMIHRVEGELFGHTHPADRLHNDAESRYIDDVLRILVERNDAPLTVRREPDARFVGTCRDFTLLHVSLLRHVGIPARLRSGFADYFFPTRFHGDHVVTEYWDEKRGWLLADAQLTDPAITANWPVDFDPMDVPRSRFLVAGEAWRAIREGGADETEFGLHRPTEGPFWGERFVAGNIRLDLAALNKVETLLWDVWGEDEGEPGTPLPQASREFYDRVAPVVSGDVSFEAARKLFAEEDALRTPSTVTCYAPFNGAHLVTLR
- a CDS encoding quinone oxidoreductase family protein codes for the protein MRAVEIQEYGGPEVLKVVEADVPEPGPGQVSVDVAYAGVNFADLKARSEGYRVPALPFVPGLEVSGRVRALGEGVTGLSVGQEVTAALTVGGGYADVAVADTVNVFPLPPGVGLRAAATLPAVLPTAYALVHTVGRLRAGETVLVQGAAGGIGTATGQLAKAAGATVYGVVSGEAKAAYAREHGYDEVFVGDFEQAVREATGGRGVDLALDPVGGDTLRASLASLAVYGRLISFGNASGAPAWTVGQPELYPLGLSVGGFSILTLAQKAPAELRTLSERAFATVADGTVSLPVTAEFDLEEAAEAHRLMGARTSTGKLLLRVGG
- a CDS encoding ArsR/SmtB family transcription factor — translated: MSTPRHRTAPEHLHPDDVPVLTALAALADPVRLTLVRELAGSPEWSRACGTFDVPVGKAGLSHHFAVLRAAGLVEQRDEGPRRVNRLRRAEFDARFPGLLDLVLRPDS